Proteins from a single region of Ogataea parapolymorpha DL-1 chromosome IV, whole genome shotgun sequence:
- a CDS encoding V-type proton ATPase catalytic subunit A has protein sequence MAGALENARRTIQKLSLDADESLYGQIYSVSGPVVVAENMIGCAMYELVKVGHDNLVGEVIRIDGDKATIQVYEETAGVTVGDPVLRTGKPLSVELGPGLMETIYDGIQRPLKAIKDVSQSIYIPRGIDAPALSRTAEYEFCPGSLKVGDHITGGDIFGSTFENSLVSDHKILLPPRARGTIVSIAEPGSYHVNDPVLEVEYDGVKHEYSMMHTWPVRVPRPVAQKLSADYPLLTGQRVLDSLFPCVQGGTTCIPGAFGCGKTVISQSLSKYSNSDIIIYVGCGERGNEMAEVLMEFPELFTEQNGQKEPIMKRTTLVANTSNMPVAAREASIYTGITLAEYFRDQGKNVSMIADSSSRWAEALREISGRLGEMPADQGFPACLGAKLASFYERAGKSVALGSPDRLGSVSIVAAVSPAGGDFSDPVTTSTLGITQVFWGLDKKLAQRKHFPSINTSISYSKYTNVLNKYYDANYPEFANLRDKIKEIISNAEELEQVVQLVGKSALSDSDKIILDVANLIKEDFLQQNGYSTYDAFCPIWKTYDMMKAFVTYYDEAQKAVANGAQWSKLSEATGDVRHAVSSAKFFEPSKGEAAISKEFDTLLSSISERFQEAAE, from the exons ATG GCTGGTGCTTTAGAGAATGCACGTAGAACTATCCAAAAACTATCTTTGGATGCTGATGAGTCACTTTATGGTCAGATATattctgtttctggtccCGTGGTTGTTGCTGAAAATATGATCGGGTGTGCCATGTACGAACTCGTCAAAGTGGGTCACGACAATCTTGTCGGTGAAGTCATTCGAATTGATGGTGACAAGGCTACTATTCAAGTTTATGAAGAAACTGCAGGAGTCACTGTTGGAGACCCTGTTTTGAGAACGGGAAAGCCTCTTTCAGTTGAACTTGGCCCTGGATTAATGGAGACGATTTATGATGGCATTCAAAGACCTTTGAAGGCGATTAAAGACGTTTCACAATCGATTTATATCCCGAGGGGCATTGATGCGCCAGCTCTGTCGCGTACTGCAGAATACGAATTTTGTCCGGGATCTTTGAAAGTTGGAGATCATATCACAGGCGGCGACATTTTTGGCTCTACGTTTGAAAATTCCCTAGTTTCGGATCATAAGATCCTGTTACCACCGAGAGCCCGAGGTACAATTGTTTCTATAGCGGAGCCTGGCTCTTACCATGTGAATGATCCTGTCCTTGAGGTTGAGTATGATGGGGTTAAACATGAATACTCTATGATGCATACGTGGCCAGTGAGAGTCCCTAGACCTGTTGCACAAAAGCTTTCAGCAGACTATCCCTTGCTTACAGGTCAACGGGTTCTCGACTCTTTGTTCCCTTGTGTTCAGGGTGGAACGACATGTATTCCTGGTGCGTTCGGCTGCGGTAAAACTGTTATTTCACAATCGCTTTCGAAATACTCGAATTCGGATATCATTATTTACGTTGGCTGTGGAGAAAGAGGCAATGAAATGGCAGAAGTTCTAATGGAGTTCCCAGAATTATTCACTGAACAGAATGGTCAAAAAGAGCCAATCATGAAACGTACCACTTTAGTCGCCAATACTTCTAACATGCCTGTTGCGGCAAGAGAAGCGTCTATCTACACTGGTATCACACTGGCTGAGTATTTCAGAGATCAGGGAAAAAATGTTTCCATGATAGCAGATTCGTCCTCCAGATGGGCAGAGGCTTTAAGAGAAATTTCTGGTCGATTAGGAGAAATGCCAGCTGATCAAGGTTTCCCGGCTTGTTTAGGAGCCAAGCTCGCCTCATTTTATGAAAGAGCAGGCAAGTCGGTTGCTCTGGGCTCTCCAGATAGGTTGGGTTCGGTCTCtattgttgctgctgtgTCTCCTGCAGGAGGTGACTTCTCAGATCCGGTTACCACTTCTACCCTTGGTATTACCCAAGTTTTCTGGGGTTTGGATAAGAAATTGGCGCAAAGAAAGCATTTTCCTTCTATCAACACGTCGATCTCGTATTCCAAATATACGAATGTTTTGAATAAGTATTACGATGCCAACTATCCGGAATTTGCAAATTTGAGagacaaaatcaaagagaTCATTTCCAATGCTGAGGAACTAGAGCAGGTTGTTCAACTCGTTGGTAAATCCGCTCTATCAGATTCGGACAAGATTATTTTGGATGTTGCCAACCTCATCAAAGAAGACTTTTTGCAGCAAAACGGCTACTCTACGTATGATGCGTTTTGCCCAATTTGGAAGACTTATGATATGATGAAAGCCTTTGTCACTTATTATGACGAAGCCCAAAAAGCTGTTGCAAATGGCGCTCAGTGGTCCAAGCTTTCCGAGGCCACAGGAGATGTTAGGCATGCCGTGTCATCTGCTAAGTTTTTTGAACCTAGCAAAGGAGAGGCTGCTATTTCCAAGGAGTTCGATACACTTCTGAGCAGTATTTCTGAAAGATTCCAAGAGGCCGCTGAGTAG
- a CDS encoding N-terminal kinase-like protein, with protein sequence MNFLTKTINSTIGSLTGSSIPYDLGQRVVNGVCSDSLEPNSVWNVYEATSRKEPRVRVTVFEFDLKNPRASKYVLFARNAFMKLKSLSLLPGILNIVDFIENDSFLYIISERVKPLGSVLRMGSSDSMSQYELLLLGIYQVTEALKYLNKEGSSIHGSLSKNSIFVNEAGEWKLGGFELVVNIQDPDTEILSRAFDLPTYLSTIHPPELNEQRLDYISSASLVQLLKLDAYDLGVFIYSVFNSEVQNLDPTKLNKPSKLPRSLASHVKKLLHISPSVRYSVEEFLNAGMQSCFNLPLISVSKHVSELRLKSTAEKLEIFNSLDELEQLPDGFFEYKILPELISTFQSLSTNQDSQQSALLLLILKRVDQLDKRTFQHQVKPLVLRAFELPDRAIRITLLSSLPTIIDYFAPYEIQDKIFPNLVQGFNDTNSSIREATLKSVLSIADRVSVRQLNNDILKYMAKLQNDSTPEIRTNTIICLSKIATYMTPSSRAAVLATAYSKALKDPFVPSRVSSLLAFENSIEYFTPDVCCSKVLSAIAPALLDKSSKVRIEAQRVFDLYFSKINEAANHLPLDSEETVNLESQNSENILSRLNTLSLSSMKLKNTQSLLSGLGSNAHSGSTVSLTMKQENPSSESLNADRSLKNFSTANVEDGWNEMDSDWDSTSDYQSKSLLPHLEASQKLQESKQLKAAHQLIKDIPQTPKRPLKLQPKSKLKLDLLDDDVDGWANEW encoded by the coding sequence ATGAATTTTCTCACTAAAACTATCAATTCTACCATCGGTTCATTGACAGGTAGCTCAATACCATATGATTTAGGACAGAGAGTAGTGAATGGAGTTTGCAGTGATTCTCTCGAACCAAACTCTGTGTGGAATGTTTATGAAGCAACTTCTCGCAAAGAGCCTCGTGTGCGGGTAACTGTATTTGAGTTTGATCTCAAGAACCCGCGAGCGTCAAAGTATGTGCTGTTTGCAAGAAATGCATTCATGAAGCTTAAATCTTTGAGTCTTTTACCAGGAATTCTAAACATCGTTGATTTTATTGAAAACGATTCATTTCTCTACATAATAAGTGAAAGGGTGAAACCATTGGGGAGCGTATTGAGGATGGGATCGAGTGATTCTATGTCACAATATGAGCTTTTGTTATTGGGAATATATCAAGTTACAGAAGCTTTGAAATATCTTAACAAAGAAGGATCATCCATTCATGGTTCGCTTAGCAAAAACTCTATATTCGTGAATGAAGCAGGCGAATGGAAACTTGGCGGCTTCGAGCTCGTCGTGAATATCCAAGATCCTGATACGGAGATTCTGAGCCGAGCATTTGATTTGCCTACTTATCTGTCGACTATACACCCACCTGAATTAAATGAACAGAGGTTGGATTACATTTCAAGCGCCAGTCTGGTCCAGCTCTTAAAGCTTGATGCCTATGATCTGGGTGTTTTCATCTACAGCGTTTTCAATTCTGAGGTACAGAATCTCGATCCTACCAAACTTAACAAACCAAGCAAGCTTCCAAGATCTCTTGCATCGCACGTCAAAAAGCTCCTTCATATATCGCCATCCGTAAGATACTCAGTGGAAGAATTCTTAAATGCTGGAATGCAATCATGTTTCAACTTACCGCTAATCAGTGTCTCGAAACATGTTTCAGAGCTTAGGTTGAAATCCACGGCTGAAAAACTAGAGATATTTAACTCCCTAGATGAACTCGAACAACTTCCTGATGGCTTTTTTGAGTATAAGATTTTGCCAGAGCTCATCTCCACCTTTCAGTCTTTGTCGACCAACCAAGATAGCCAGCAGTCTGCTCTCTTACTATTGATTTTAAAGCGTGTGGATCAACTGGATAAAAGAACTTTCCAGCACCAGGTTAAACCTCTCGTATTGCGAGCATTTGAACTTCCAGATAGAGCAATCAGGATTACACTCCTGAGTTCGTTACCAACGATCATTGATTATTTTGCACCTTATGAAATTCAAGATAAAATCTTTCCGAATTTGGTTCAAGGCTTCAACGATACTAATTCGTCGATACGAGAAGCTACATTAAAGTCGGTACTTTCAATTGCAGATAGAGTATCAGTCCGACAGCTCAACAATGACATTTTGAAGTACATGGCAAAACTTCAAAACGATTCAACACCGGAAATCAGAACTAATACGATAATCTGTCTATCCAAAATTGCAACATACATGACTCCTTCTTCAAGAGCTGCCGTACTCGCCACTGCTTATTCCAAAGCGTTGAAGGATCCGTTTGTACCCTCTCGGGTAAGTTCATTGCTTGCTTTCGAAAACTCTATTGAGTACTTTACTCCAGATGTGTGTTGCTCAAAAGTTCTGTCAGCTATTGCTCCTGCTTTATTGGACAAGTCGTCGAAGGTGAGAATAGAGGCCCAGAGAGTGTTTGACTTGTACTTTTCGAAAATCAATGAGGCTGCCAATCATTTACCATTAGACAGTGAGGAGACCGTAAATTTGGAAAGCCAGAATTCAGAAAATATACTTTCTCGATTAAACACGCTTTCCCTTTCGAGTATGAAATTGAAGAATACGCAATCATTATTATCAGGCTTGGGGTCTAATGCACATTCAGGATCCACGGTGAGCTTGACAATGAAACAGGAGAACCCTAGCTCAGAGTCTCTGAATGCTGATCGGTCCTTGAAAAACTTCTCAACTGCAAATGTAGAGGACGGCTGGAATGAGATGGATAGTGATTGGGATTCTACTTCTGATTATCAAAGCAAATCTTTACTTCCACATCTGGAGGCGAGTCAAAAACTCCAAGAAagcaaacagctcaaagCTGCTCACCAGCTCATCAAAGACATTCCACAAACACCCAAAAGACCACTTAAGTTACAACCCAAATCCAAACTGAAGCTCGATTTGCTTGACGATGATGTTGACGGCTGGGCAAATGAGTGGTGA